From Haloplanus rubicundus, one genomic window encodes:
- a CDS encoding DUF7342 family protein, whose translation MASIYIKTQLERCCMTEDGSNSESLMERQTTGEDRVRMTARQLSEPRTANWIASEAGWSHEPTKRVLERLVDDGILHRDESGTHTTYYPDYRRQAMQEAMRLRDSGHTVEELTDRLADMKTQIRDWEDEFGVESPNQLRGTLADESLDADEEDRRREIAREWEHLQRRIQIVGFAIREWDFLAPTTEPAEANS comes from the coding sequence ATGGCCTCAATCTATATTAAGACGCAGCTCGAACGATGTTGTATGACCGAAGACGGATCGAACTCCGAGAGCCTGATGGAACGCCAGACTACGGGTGAAGACCGGGTTCGAATGACCGCCCGGCAGCTGTCGGAGCCGCGGACGGCCAACTGGATCGCCTCCGAAGCGGGCTGGTCACACGAACCAACCAAGCGCGTCCTCGAACGACTCGTCGACGACGGTATTCTCCATCGTGACGAGAGCGGCACCCACACGACGTACTACCCTGATTATCGCCGTCAGGCGATGCAGGAGGCGATGCGTCTTCGGGACAGCGGGCACACTGTCGAGGAACTCACGGACCGTCTCGCCGATATGAAGACGCAGATCCGCGACTGGGAGGACGAATTCGGCGTTGAGTCACCGAACCAACTTCGCGGAACGCTCGCTGACGAGTCCCTTGACGCTGACGAGGAAGACCGTCGCCGTGAGATTGCCCGTGAGTGGGAGCACCTGCAGCGACGGATCCAGATCGTTGGCTTCGCCATCCGCGAATGGGACTTCCTCGCTCCGACGACAGAACCTGCTGAGGCCAACAGCTAA